The DNA segment TAAGGAAATAAAAGAACTTTCAGAAGTCAATACTTCAGATAATAATATAATAATAGGCTTGTTTAACGATCCTATAATTCAGGAAGCAAAGGTTGTTGATGTACAGTTATGGCAAGATGCATGGGAGCAATTTTTATTACAACATTCAGATAATAAATTATTTATTGTAGGAAGTGATATTAGAGGAACCGTTTATGGTATATTTGAAGTAGCAGAAAGAATGGGTATATCACCGTGGAAGTGGTGGGCAGATGTAGTACCATTACCACAAAAAATCATGTCTTTAGAACTGCCTGCTGAAGGTATTATAGAGTCTCCTTCCGTAAAATATCGGGGTATCTTTTTAAATGATGAAGATTGGGGTCTTCAACCATGGGCCGCCAGGACTTTTGAACCAGAAACAGGTGATATTGGTCCTAAAACGTATGAAAAAATATTTCAATTGTTACTTCGTTTAAAAGCCAACACTATTTGGCCTGCCATGCATCATTGTACAAAACCGTTTTTTGCAATAGAGGGAAATGCCGAAATGGCAAAGAAATATCACATTGCTATTGGTTCGAGCCATGCAGAACCAATGTTACGGAATAATGTGAGGGAATGGAATATGTCAAAAGATGGGAGGTTTAATTACTTTACCAACCGTAGAAATGTTCAGGAGTACTGGCAAGATCGGGTTTCTGAAACAAAAGATGCTGGTATGGAATGTTTGTATACTATGGGGATGCGTGGAATACACGATTCAAAAATGGAAGGTGCGTCCAATAGGGCTGAAATGGTTCAAATATTGGATACTATTCTGAAGGATCAACGTGATATATTATCGTCAACGCTGAAAGCATCAATAGAAAATATTCCACAGGTATTGGTGCCTTATAAGGAAGTGCTGGACTTATATAATGCCGGATTAAATGTGCCGGAAGATATAACGTTGATGTGGTGTGATGATAATTATGGCTATATCCGTAGGTTAAGTGATGAAGAGGAGCAAAAAAGAAAAGGGAGGGCCGGTGTTTATTACCATCTGAGTTATTGGGGAAGGCCTCATGATTACCTTTGGTTAAGTACAACACAGCCCGGTTTGATTTGGTATGAAATGTCTAAAGCGTACCAAAATGGGGCCGATGAAATGTGGATCGCGAATGTGGGAGATATGAAGCCTAACGAATATAATATGGAGTTCTTCCTGGACTTGGCCTGGGATATAAATGGCGTGAATTCAATGAATATAAAAGAGCATCTACGTAATTTTTATTCACGTGAGTTTGGTGTAAATAATGGAGCTTTGATAGCAAATTTGATGGACGAGTATTATCGGCTTGCTTTTTTGAGGAAACCGGAGTACATGGGTTGGAGTCAAACAGAACCTACAACGATTACCAGAGAATCGGATTTTAATCAGTTTTCAAATGGAAATGAAGTCCAACGAAGAATTGATTATTATAAGGATCTAGTGGATCAAATGAATAAAGTAAAAGTAGGGGTGGATTCCAGATTACAAGATTCTTTTTTTCAGTTGGTTGAATATCCTGTTTGTGGAGCTGCTGCTATGAATTTTAAGTTTATGTTTGCACAAATGGCCTATAATGCCCAAACATATAAGGATAAATGCACATTTAATGAGGGTGTTAAACAAGCCTATGCGGATATAGACTCTTTAACCATGCGATATAACACAAGTATTAGCAATGGTAAATGGAAGTATATGATGGATAGTAAGCCGCGTAGTCTTCCTGTTTTTCAGCTACCTGATTATCATATGGCTAGGGTGGATTCTTTGGAAAAAAGAGCTCTCCCAGAGGAAGCGGTGATTTTTATTCAAGCAAAAGATTTTAAACAAGCGAAGGGTTTTGAAAACTTTCAATGGGAGGTGATTCATGGTCTGGGATACAGTAACGCTTCTGTAACACTATATCCTTTTGTTCAAAAGTATTTTGCGGAGGATAGGCCTTGTGTTTCGTATCGTTTTCACACCAAAGAGAGGGGTAAATATGAGGTTGAGATAAGATGTTTGCCTACGCACTCTATTCATTTTGATCACGAATTGGGGGTTTCTTTGGATAATAGGGCGTATCAGAATTTTAAATTGAACACCAAGGGGAGAAGTCTGGAGTGGAAAAATAATGTCCTGAGAAATTTTAAGTCGGTAAAATATATGGTGCAGATAGATCAACCGGGGGAGCATGAGTTGAGTTTGTCGGTAAATCAAACCGGCATTGTAATTGATCAAATAGCAATTGGTTTGGTAGGTCATCATCGCTTTTATGAAATACCTAAATAGCATCTTCTTATTCAGGTTCGCTAAAATGCTTGAATAGTAAGCATAAATGATATTTATACTTAGCTTTTGAAACGGATTACAAGTAATTTTTTGTGACGTTTTTCTTTTGGGTACACCCATGGAAAATGCAAGAGTGATGTGCTGTCTTTTATGTATTCTTGCCATAAGAGGGCGTATGTGTTGTTTGTCCTCTTATGGCAAGTTTTCAATTATCGTATGAATGGATTATCTGAAATCAAACATTAACTTCATTTTTACTCCTTCGTCTCCTACTTTTATTCTGATGTTGCCTGGCTGACTGTGTGGTCCTTGATCCGCAACAGATTTAAAGGATTGTATGGCGGGTATATCGTATAAAAAGGATATGTCACCAGATGGGAAAGAAGGCATGGTTCGCCGTCCTTGCATTCTACCCTTTGGTTCCTCGGGGGTTAATAGTCGTAAGAATATGCCATCACTTTTGGCGTAAACATGAAAAGGGGCTTGATCGGACTGGATAGTAGCCCAATATAGATTCGCATGATAACCTTTAAATTCAGGGTAGGTGAGGCCATATTCACTTTCGCCGGTAGTGGTGTTGTTGTAATTCTTTTGCCAAAGATTGTAATTTGTTCCTTTTATTCGGTTTTTCCATACGCGATAGGGACCGCGGCCAAACCACTCCATTCCTTGAACCATTTTTTCCGGATAAGAAAAAGTGAGTCCAAAATGATTGATTTTGTTATCCGTAAAGGCATCATCAAAGCCTGCTCCTCCTCGGGTTCTATTGAGCATAACGGCATCCATACTTAAAAGACCATCTGCGTTCAAGGTCCATACAATAGAGTCTATTCCTCCCAGGTATTTGGCAACGAATAGAGCTGTATTACCAGTGTTTTTGTGATAACATTCTACATATTTTATTTTCATGCCAACTGCCACTGGGCCATTGTTAAAAGGGATTGTTCCTTTTGTGTTTTTTACTTGAGTGATTTCACCGTTTAGGGTATTAAAGGTAACACTTACATTGTTAGTCTCCAGTGTTGTGGAGTTGTTTGTTTCTCGTATTTTTACTTTTCCATTGTTTTTTTTGTTGGACTGTTGTGATAAATAGTATTCATTAGCATATTTTATAGGCCAGGTCCATGTACAAATTGGTTTGTTGTGATGATCGTAGGCTTCCAGTTCGAGTACATCACCTTCAAAAAAGTCACGAGGTAATTCCATTTTTGCTGTGCCGGTTTCGCCAGGGTTTAATGGGGGAAGAGATACGGATCCTTCTTTTAAGATCTTTTTTTTACTTCCTCGAAGAGGAGAGTCAATTTTGTAAAGGCGGTATTTCATGTTGCAGTCCTTCAGGTTGGTATATAGATAGGTGTTGGAGATTAAAAAGTTACCTTTAAATGAAGGAGTGATATACAGCTGTTTGAATTGAATAGGAGCCCACACTTCGCGAACGGTAAACACACTACCTTCTTTTTCACGATAAGGGCCCACTATCCCATCGGGAGCTCTATAGTCATCTGAATCCAGGATGCCATTTTTATCGGTTCGTTTTACCGCACAATCGTTGAATGCCCACATAAAGGCTCCTGCGAATAAGGGGTGTGCTGTCCAGTTTAGCCAGAAGTCTTCGAGTCCTGCACCGTGTCCTTGGTCGTACATGCCATGCATAAATTCAGTGGGCATAAATACTTTGTAGCCATTGGTAAATCGTGCTACTCCGGTTAAGTAAGTAGGGTAGTGGTGTGTATCAATGTCATTAAAGTCAGCCCACGCATGTATGACGTGTCTATTTTGGGGGTCGTAATCTGCAAAGTGTTGATCTAACTCATAGTTCCAGCCTCCTTCGTTACCATTACTCCATAATACGATACTTGGATGATTGACATCCCTTGTCAGCATTTCTTTTTGTAGCTTATGTCCTACCTGCGAGTCATAACAATTTTGCCAACCAGCTAATTCATCAATTACAAATAATCCAATGGAATCGCACATGTTTAAAAAGTGCTGATCTGGTGGGTAGTGAAAGCGGACGGCATTGATGTTCATTTCTTTCATGAGTAAAACGTCATCCTTGCTGATCTTTGGGTTGGTGGTACGTCCTCCATCGGGGTGAAATGAGTGGCGGTTGATACCTTTCATAACTATTTTGGTGCCGTTTACATAGATACCATCTTTCTTTTTGAATTCTACTGTTCTAAAGCCAATTCTGGATGTCCAGATATGTAATATGCTGTCTCTATTGTTGGTTAGCTTCAGTGTTAAATGGTACAGTTGAGGATTCTCCGGGTTCCAGTTTTTAACACCATCCCAGTTTAAGTGGATATGCTGTTTTGTATTTTTATTGTTGATCTTGATTGTTTTTGTATCAAAATGTCCTTCGCCAGTTAATGGCTCTATGGATGCTAGCAACCGATTGGAATAGGCTTCTTGAGATAAGTCAATGTCTGCATTTAATACTCCATCGGCTTTTGCGTCAACGGCAACATGCGTGATGGCCATGGGTGGATTTGCTTCTAGGTAAACCGGGCGGTAAATCCCTCCAAAAGTCCACCAATCAGCTTTGCGTTCTGCATTGTTGACACTGTTGTTTTCGGAATGTTTATGTACAATTACTTTGAGTTCATTGTTCGTTCCTGGAATTATTATTTTTGTGATATCATACGAAAACCGATAGAAGCCTCCCTGATGTGTTTCTCCTGCTTTGGTTCCATTGATGAATACTTCTGTATCTGTCATGGCACCTTCAAAAATAATAGATATTTGTTTGGTTTCCCATGTTTTAGGTACTTTGAATGAATATTTGTATGTTCCAACTTCTTTGGAAGGTTGGACACCTTCTTTTTTATACCACCTGCCGTAAGTGTATTCTCCAAATCCTTCTAGTTCCCATTGTGAAGGGACTTCTATTTTACTCCATTTTTGACTGTTCTGACCGTCAGAACAAAAGAAATCCCAGGTAATAGTGTGGCCTAAGCCTGTTCCGGAAAGATATTGTCTCTCTGTTTCTTGAGCGCATAAGGAGAGGCTCGAGAGGAGAAGGATGATAAGTAAGTTATGTTTCATCATAATATTTTTCATTAAGATAAGCACTTTGTGTTTTTATTGTTTATTTAAATGGGTATGGTTCTTCGTTATGAAATAAGTTTACTTTTTTGTTATTCTTTAAGATCATGACTTCATCTGAAATTATCTGCAAGTTGTTACAGATCCAGTTTTTAGCATATTTTATATGTCCGGCTTTTTTTCCTTGAATGCTTACGTGATTAAAACTAAAATGGTCAATGGTGCTTTTTTTTATGCCTTCAATCGTTATACAGGATTCTGCATTGGTACATTTGATATGGGAGAAATGAATATTTTTAAACTTAGGCATCCCTTGTTGGGGATCCACTTTCTCTAGCATTTTTAACCAATGCGCTGGTATTTCTTTATTATTATAACTTTCTGGTAACAATGAGTTACTGTAGGCCGGGTTCCAGTTCAAGTCTACACTAAGTGGATATTTGACATCTTGCATTGTAATGTTCGCCAAATGTATGTCTTCAATATTTCCTCCGCGTTGGGTAGTGCTCTTAAATCTTAAACCAAAGGTAGTGCCTTGGGCTATTAAATTATACGCCACAACGTGTTTTATATCTCCTGAGGTTTCACTTCCACAGGTAAAAAGTCCAGCCCCAAGGCCAGCGGTGCAATTTCTAATAACAATATACTCACAGGGCCGGTTAACTTTTAGTCCATCAGCATCTCTGCCGGCTTTTAAGCAAATATTATCATCATTGCAGTTGATGGTACTGTTTTGAACCAGGATAAATGAAGATGAGTCAATGTCTATTCCGTCTGTGCTGGGGCCATGACCTTCGATATTGTTGCTAATGGTAATGTCATTTACGGTAACGTATTTTGAGTATAGTATATGTAAACTCCAAAAGCCAGGTTGGTATAGTACGATGCCATCTACAGTAATGTTTTCGGAATCGGAAATCAAGATTCCTCTTGGTCGGTCACAATCATAGTCAACAATCCAGCGCAATTGTTTGGCTTCATATTCCTTACGCATGGACCAGTATTTGTCCCAAAAAACCTTTCCTTTTCCATGTATTACACCATCTCCGGTAATTGCAGCATTTTTTTTTCCTATAATATTGATCAATGCAGCGGGCCAATTCATTTCTATGCCTGCCACGCGCGTGTCAATACATTTGTAGTCTTTCAGGTCTTGACTTCCAATAATCATGGTTCCTTTGGGGATGTGAAAATTGATGTTGTCACCAATAAAAAGTGAGCCGCTCAAATAGATTCCCGACTGAAAGGTAACAGTGCCTCCTCCTGCTTTTTCTGCTTGGTTAATGGCGTTTTGTATGGCTTGGGTGTTCATTGTTATGGCATCGCCAATAGCACCAAAGTCGTTAACTAAAAAGGTTTGCTTATTGTTTGGTTGACTGTGCGCGCCCACCTGATCCATCCATTCGAAATGAGGTATTGTTTCGCTGTTTTGCGTGTAAGCACACGTAAGATGTATGGTTAGAAGTAATAATAGCATTGTTTTCATATGATTACATTAAATTTTCAAAGGACATATGGAACTCATTAGGATTAATCATCCCCCCCTGCCTGCGAGTGCATTCCCATGGCTCGATTTTTATTTATTTTTTTTAGGGGAAAAGTTTACCGGTATCAGTTTAACTTGACTATTTAAGCCGGCAGGCATGACATCCCAATGTGCGTATCCTGTTTTTTGATAGTTCAGATCTACAAAGTTTATTTCTTTAAATTTACGCCAAGCGACTCCCTTCTTATCCATATTCGAAATATGATTAGCTGGTAAGCCTGTTACTTCAATTTCAATTTTATTGAGACCGTCTTTTAAATATGGCCCTACAAATAGTTGGTATGGTACCGACCATAAGGTTTGTACATCTTTTCCGTTCATGCGAATTTTTGCAGTCTCTCTGACGTCTCCCAGGTCCAATAACCATTCATCTGATGTTTGAATATTTATGGAAAAAGAAGTTGAGTACACAGCAGTGCCCATATTTATTTTGGCATTTTTATGTTTGAGTTTTGTCCATGGTATTAGTTGGGGTAAAGTAAAAGTGTCTCTAATGGCTGGGGTGCTTTTTTTAAAGTACAGACTCCAGTTATTGTTGAGGATGAAAGGAGGTGCTAATTCATTCATATATGGCCAGGGGGCAGTATTGATACGTTTGT comes from the Saccharicrinis fermentans DSM 9555 = JCM 21142 genome and includes:
- a CDS encoding glycosyl hydrolase 115 family protein; amino-acid sequence: MKVCYYTIILLFALLSCKKQISHGYTTISAGEPLVIYVSEECDSLIHWAISDVAQSIEYATGSKWIIKEIKELSEVNTSDNNIIIGLFNDPIIQEAKVVDVQLWQDAWEQFLLQHSDNKLFIVGSDIRGTVYGIFEVAERMGISPWKWWADVVPLPQKIMSLELPAEGIIESPSVKYRGIFLNDEDWGLQPWAARTFEPETGDIGPKTYEKIFQLLLRLKANTIWPAMHHCTKPFFAIEGNAEMAKKYHIAIGSSHAEPMLRNNVREWNMSKDGRFNYFTNRRNVQEYWQDRVSETKDAGMECLYTMGMRGIHDSKMEGASNRAEMVQILDTILKDQRDILSSTLKASIENIPQVLVPYKEVLDLYNAGLNVPEDITLMWCDDNYGYIRRLSDEEEQKRKGRAGVYYHLSYWGRPHDYLWLSTTQPGLIWYEMSKAYQNGADEMWIANVGDMKPNEYNMEFFLDLAWDINGVNSMNIKEHLRNFYSREFGVNNGALIANLMDEYYRLAFLRKPEYMGWSQTEPTTITRESDFNQFSNGNEVQRRIDYYKDLVDQMNKVKVGVDSRLQDSFFQLVEYPVCGAAAMNFKFMFAQMAYNAQTYKDKCTFNEGVKQAYADIDSLTMRYNTSISNGKWKYMMDSKPRSLPVFQLPDYHMARVDSLEKRALPEEAVIFIQAKDFKQAKGFENFQWEVIHGLGYSNASVTLYPFVQKYFAEDRPCVSYRFHTKERGKYEVEIRCLPTHSIHFDHELGVSLDNRAYQNFKLNTKGRSLEWKNNVLRNFKSVKYMVQIDQPGEHELSLSVNQTGIVIDQIAIGLVGHHRFYEIPK
- a CDS encoding glycoside hydrolase family 2 protein; the encoded protein is MMKHNLLIILLLSSLSLCAQETERQYLSGTGLGHTITWDFFCSDGQNSQKWSKIEVPSQWELEGFGEYTYGRWYKKEGVQPSKEVGTYKYSFKVPKTWETKQISIIFEGAMTDTEVFINGTKAGETHQGGFYRFSYDITKIIIPGTNNELKVIVHKHSENNSVNNAERKADWWTFGGIYRPVYLEANPPMAITHVAVDAKADGVLNADIDLSQEAYSNRLLASIEPLTGEGHFDTKTIKINNKNTKQHIHLNWDGVKNWNPENPQLYHLTLKLTNNRDSILHIWTSRIGFRTVEFKKKDGIYVNGTKIVMKGINRHSFHPDGGRTTNPKISKDDVLLMKEMNINAVRFHYPPDQHFLNMCDSIGLFVIDELAGWQNCYDSQVGHKLQKEMLTRDVNHPSIVLWSNGNEGGWNYELDQHFADYDPQNRHVIHAWADFNDIDTHHYPTYLTGVARFTNGYKVFMPTEFMHGMYDQGHGAGLEDFWLNWTAHPLFAGAFMWAFNDCAVKRTDKNGILDSDDYRAPDGIVGPYREKEGSVFTVREVWAPIQFKQLYITPSFKGNFLISNTYLYTNLKDCNMKYRLYKIDSPLRGSKKKILKEGSVSLPPLNPGETGTAKMELPRDFFEGDVLELEAYDHHNKPICTWTWPIKYANEYYLSQQSNKKNNGKVKIRETNNSTTLETNNVSVTFNTLNGEITQVKNTKGTIPFNNGPVAVGMKIKYVECYHKNTGNTALFVAKYLGGIDSIVWTLNADGLLSMDAVMLNRTRGGAGFDDAFTDNKINHFGLTFSYPEKMVQGMEWFGRGPYRVWKNRIKGTNYNLWQKNYNNTTTGESEYGLTYPEFKGYHANLYWATIQSDQAPFHVYAKSDGIFLRLLTPEEPKGRMQGRRTMPSFPSGDISFLYDIPAIQSFKSVADQGPHSQPGNIRIKVGDEGVKMKLMFDFR
- a CDS encoding glycoside hydrolase family 28 protein; amino-acid sequence: MKTMLLLLLTIHLTCAYTQNSETIPHFEWMDQVGAHSQPNNKQTFLVNDFGAIGDAITMNTQAIQNAINQAEKAGGGTVTFQSGIYLSGSLFIGDNINFHIPKGTMIIGSQDLKDYKCIDTRVAGIEMNWPAALINIIGKKNAAITGDGVIHGKGKVFWDKYWSMRKEYEAKQLRWIVDYDCDRPRGILISDSENITVDGIVLYQPGFWSLHILYSKYVTVNDITISNNIEGHGPSTDGIDIDSSSFILVQNSTINCNDDNICLKAGRDADGLKVNRPCEYIVIRNCTAGLGAGLFTCGSETSGDIKHVVAYNLIAQGTTFGLRFKSTTQRGGNIEDIHLANITMQDVKYPLSVDLNWNPAYSNSLLPESYNNKEIPAHWLKMLEKVDPQQGMPKFKNIHFSHIKCTNAESCITIEGIKKSTIDHFSFNHVSIQGKKAGHIKYAKNWICNNLQIISDEVMILKNNKKVNLFHNEEPYPFK